GAGAAAAGATATAACGGCAGATGTAAACGCATCATTGCGATCACCGGCAATCATATGCCCTGCTTCCTTAACATCAACATACTCGGCACTTGGCACTGTCTTTAAGAAGGCTTGTGCACCGGCTTTGCTCACCACATCGCTCATTCGGCCGCGAACAAGCATAATAGGTACATCGATAGTCAAAGCTGCGCGCTCATACCGTTTTGTATCGAATTTATCATTGACTTGTTCATCATCGGATATGATGGCTGGATCCCAGTGCCATCTATATCGACCATCAAAACCAAGTCGCAGGTTATTCTCCAAACCGCTAAGATCATCCGGACGTGATCGATAAGGAAGATAGCCTGAAACGGCAGAGGCAGCCTCTTCAAGCGATATGAAACCATCAGGGTAACTGCGCATGAACTCAAGAATGCGCTCCCGGCCCACCTGCTCAAGTTGTGGCGCAACGTCAACCAGGATCAAGGCGCTACATACAACTTGCGGTGCTTCTCCTGCCGCTATAAGCGATGCCAAACCGCCAAGCGATGCGCCAACCAAAGCTACGGGCTGCCCGATGAGATCCACCACGGTGCGCAGATCTTTCGCATAGGCATCGATAGAATAATTACCATCAGCTGCCCAGTCGCTATAACCGTGGCCACGAAGATCAAGATTGATAGCCAGAAACCCGGCTTCACCGAGCACACTCATTGTATTGCCCCAGGAATATCTGGTTTGACCACCGCCGTGTAAGAGCAGCACCGGCTTACCGTTCCACAATCCCTCTACATCCGCGGATAATTCAAATGAATCCCCAACTAAAAAACGTACAGCCATTTATTACCTCATTCGGAATCGTTATTTACAGTGTACGATAAATATTTCTCTTTATACAAAAGTATACGGCTTACTGATTTTTCAGCTTCCACCTCTATCTCGTTAAAATC
The Pseudomonadota bacterium genome window above contains:
- a CDS encoding alpha/beta hydrolase → MAVRFLVGDSFELSADVEGLWNGKPVLLLHGGGQTRYSWGNTMSVLGEAGFLAINLDLRGHGYSDWAADGNYSIDAYAKDLRTVVDLIGQPVALVGASLGGLASLIAAGEAPQVVCSALILVDVAPQLEQVGRERILEFMRSYPDGFISLEEAASAVSGYLPYRSRPDDLSGLENNLRLGFDGRYRWHWDPAIISDDEQVNDKFDTKRYERAALTIDVPIMLVRGRMSDVVSKAGAQAFLKTVPSAEYVDVKEAGHMIAGDRNDAFTSAVISFLTKNLS